A single Alosa sapidissima isolate fAloSap1 chromosome 17, fAloSap1.pri, whole genome shotgun sequence DNA region contains:
- the mtmr6 gene encoding myotubularin-related protein 6 gives MEHIRTPKVEQVKLLDRFSNKTVTGTLHLTATHLIFVESNSTSAQEIWILHHHIASVEKLPLTTTGCPLVIQCRNFRLVHFVVPRERDCHDVYSSLLRLLRPASYDELYAFSYNPKQNDQQRGEGWQLVDLGTEFERMGVPCDQWQLTDANREYKVCDTYPRDLYVPITASKPIIVGSSKFRSKGRFPVLTYFYQEKKSAMCRCSQPLSGFSARCLEDEHMLQAISKANHNSSRFIYVVDTRPKLNALANRAAGKGYENEDNYSNIRFQFVGIENIHIMRASLQKLLEVVGTRSLSATEYLVGIESSGWLRHIKAIVDAAIFLMKAMTVEGASVLVHCSDGWDRTSQVCSLGALLMDPYYRTIKGFMVLIEKDWISFGHKFADRCDQLDGDPKEVSPVFTQFLECVWQLMEQFPQAFQFSEWFLIQIHEHVHSCQFGNFLGNCQRQREDLHLKEKTHSLWAHLLAEQQNYLNPLYDPTLAETQPVLEPSTQPFHFKFWRNMYHQFDRSMHPRQSILKQVLTLRESSRELENTIRSLESKLQTYGVSVSPVAVRVTRRERTLPARPRSLILGAPLSCKEAQQQQLDDEPVVEAEEAREAEEDDGGGLARSCGTRTVEGSSATENGYAELDEAFSGKPKPAVVSLEFGVARMTC, from the exons ATGGAGCATATCCGAACACCAAAG GTCGAACAGGTGAAGTTGCTGGACCGTTTTAGTAACAAGACGGTCACCGGCACGCTACACCTGACAGCCACCCATCTCATCTTTGTGGAGAGCAACTCGACCAGCGCACAGGAGATATGG ATCCTGCACCACCACATCGCCTCAGTGGAGAAGCTCCCGCTGACCACCACCGGCTGTCCGCTGGTCATCCAGTGCCGGAACTTCCGCCTGGTGCACTTCGTGGTGCCGCGGGAGAGGGATTGCCACGACGTCTACAGCTCGCTGCTCAGGCTACTGCGGCCAG CGTCCTATGACGAGCTGTACGCCTTCTCCTACAACCCCAAGCAGAATGACcagcagagaggggaggggtggcaGCTCGTTGACCTGGGCACAGAGTTCGAGCGCATGGGCGTGCCGTGCGACCAGTGGCAGCTGACCGACGCCAACAGAGAGTACAAG gtgtgtgataCATATCCCAGAGACTTGTACGTGCCCATCACTGCCAGTAAGCCTATCATCGTGGGCAGCTCCAAGTTCCGGAGCAAAGGCCGATTCCCTGTCCTCACCTACTTCTACCAGGAGAAAAAG TCAGCCATGTGTCGGTGCAGTCAGCCCCTCTCTGGCTTCAGTgcgcgctgcctggaagacgagcACATGCTTCAGGCCATCAGCAAAGCCAATCACAACAGCAGCAGGTTCATCTACGTGGTGGACACAAGGCCCAAG CTGAATGCTCTGGCCAACCGAGCCGCAGGGAAAGGCTACGAGAACGAGGACAACTACTCGAACATCCGCTTCCAGTTTGTGGGCATTGAAAACATCCACATCATGAGAGCCAGTCTTCAGAAGCTGCTCGAAG TGGTGGgaacacgctctctctctgccacggaGTATCTAGTGGGGATTGAGAGTTCGGGCTGGCTGAGGCATATCAAGGCCATTGTGGACGCTGCCATCTTCCTCATGAAG GCTATGACAGTAGAGGGCGCCAGCGTGCTGGTCCACTGTTCAGATGGCTGGGATCGCACGTCCCAAGTGTGCTCCTTAGGGGCTTTGCTGATGGATCCATACTACCGCACCATCAAGGGCTTTATG GTACTGATTGAGAAAGACTGGATCTCCTTCGGACACAAATTTGCTGACAG gtGTGACCAGCTAGACGGGGACCCGAAGGAGGTGTCCCCGGTCTTCACCCAGttcctggagtgtgtgtggcagcTGATGGAGCAGTTCCCGCAGGCCTTCCAGTTCAGCGAGTGGTTCCTCATCCAGATCCACGAGCACGTTCACTCTTGCCAGTTCGGCAACTTCCTGGGCAACTGCCAACGCCAGAGGGAGGATCTCCA tctgAAGGAGAAGACACACTCTCTGTGGGCGCACCTGTTGGCTGAGCAGCAGAACTACCTGAACCCGTTATACGACCCCACCTTAGCAGAGACGCAGCCAGTGCTGGAGCCCTCCACCCAGCCGTTCCACTTCAA GTTCTGGAGGAACATGTACCATCAGTTTGACCGCTCCATGCACCCGCGGCAGTCCATCCTGAAGCAGGTACTGACGCTGAGAGAGAGCAGTCGGGAGCTGGAGAACACCATCCGTAGCCTGGAGTCG AAGCTACAGACGTATGGGGTGAGTGTGTCCCCAGTGGCGGTACGAGTGACCCGTCGTGAGCGCACGCTGCCCGCTCGGCCGCGCTCCCTCATCCTGGGCGCCCCGCTCAGCTGCAAGGaggcgcagcagcagcagctggacGACGAGCCCGTCGTGGAGGCCGAGGAGGCGCGAGAGGCGGAGGAGGACGATGGTGGAGGGCTGGCCCGCAGCTGCGGCACTCGGACAGTAGAGGGCAGCAGCGCTACGGAGAACGGCTACGCGGAGCTGGACGAGGCGTTCAGCGGCAAGCCCAAGCCGGCCGTGGTCAGCCTGGAGTTTGGGGTGGCGCGCATGACCTGCTGA